From the genome of Bradyrhizobium sp. G127:
CGATGGGCCTTCTGGCCCTCAGGCAGATGCAGAGCATCAACGCTAACGCGGTCGACATCCAGACCAACTGGCTGCCCAGCGTCCGCGTGCTTGGAGACCTGCGTGCCGGCGTCATCACCTATCGCAACGTGATCCGGCAGCACATGCTGGCGGAAACGCTGGAAGAGAAGCTGGCCAACGAAAAACTCGTCGAACAGGTCGTCGCGAGCAACAGCAAGATCCGCGAGACTTACGAAAAGCTGATTACGTCGGCCGAAGAACGCGCGCTGTATAACGAGTGGGGCCAGCTGTGGGACAGCTACAAGAAGGGTGCTGCGGAAGTGATAGCCCTGTCCCGCCAGAGCGTCGGAAAAATTCCGCATGATGCGCAGGAATTGAACAGCAAGACCGTTAACCCGATCGGTCTCAAGGCGGACGAAATCCTGAAGAAGGACATCGACCTCAACAACAGGGGCGCCGATGCTGCCGGCCAGGAAGCCCGCGACAACTATTTGATTGCGCTCAAGATCGTCATCGGTGCGCTCGCCTTCATCGTTATCTCAGGCACTGTGGTCGGCTATTTCCTGATCCGCGACGTGTCGCAGAATATCGACTCGATCGTGAAGCCGATGAAGACGCTCGGTGAGGGCGACCTGACAGCCGAGGTACCGCACCAGGGCGAGAAGACCGAAATCGGCGCGATGGCCGACACCCTGCAAATCTTCAAGGAAGCGCTGATCGCCAAGAAAGCTGCCGACGAGGCCGCCTCGAAGGAAGCCGATGCCAAGATCCAGCGCGGCCAGCGGGTCGATGCCATTACTCGGGACTTCGAAACGCTGATCGGCGAACTGGTCGAGTCGCTGTCGTCGTCCTCAACCGAACTGGAAGCCGCCGCCAACACCCTGACCAGCACGGCTGAAATCACCGGCAAGACCTCCGGCACTGCCGCCACCGCCTCGCAGGAAGTCTCCAGCAATGTGCAGTCGGTCGCCGTCGCCACCGAGGAAATCACCTCGTCGGTCGGCGAAATCGGCCGCCAGGTCCAGGAATCCAGCCGCATTGCTTCCGAAGCCGTGCGTCAGGCGCAGAAGACCGACACCAGCATCACCGAACTGTCGCAGGCCGCCGGCCGTATCGGCGACGTGGTGAAACTGATCACTGCGG
Proteins encoded in this window:
- a CDS encoding methyl-accepting chemotaxis protein, yielding MFSRFSIRAKLIAVTASMFLAVIAMGLLALRQMQSINANAVDIQTNWLPSVRVLGDLRAGVITYRNVIRQHMLAETLEEKLANEKLVEQVVASNSKIRETYEKLITSAEERALYNEWGQLWDSYKKGAAEVIALSRQSVGKIPHDAQELNSKTVNPIGLKADEILKKDIDLNNRGADAAGQEARDNYLIALKIVIGALAFIVISGTVVGYFLIRDVSQNIDSIVKPMKTLGEGDLTAEVPHQGEKTEIGAMADTLQIFKEALIAKKAADEAASKEADAKIQRGQRVDAITRDFETLIGELVESLSSSSTELEAAANTLTSTAEITGKTSGTAATASQEVSSNVQSVAVATEEITSSVGEIGRQVQESSRIASEAVRQAQKTDTSITELSQAAGRIGDVVKLITAVAEQTNLLALNATIEAARAGDAGRGFAVVASEVKALAAQTAKATDEISTQIAGMQTATQESVATIKEIGKTINLISEISSAIAAAVEEQGAATQEISRNVQQAAELSSEVAVSIADVSRGAGETGAASGQVLSSAQMLSSESTRLKMEVQKFLTTVRAA